In one Ananas comosus cultivar F153 linkage group 12, ASM154086v1, whole genome shotgun sequence genomic region, the following are encoded:
- the LOC109718397 gene encoding short-chain type dehydrogenase/reductase-like: MLCKNSCTQTPTTLCSTFLKADTILIMAAFNGGGAAAAAAADSGRQLSLKDRVAIVTGGAGGIGSAVSAHLADLGARVVVGFFGDPSPARKLVTAINAAHGGDKRAVAVEVDVSKADQVKALFDAAADAFGPELHILVTAAAVLDYDFPFIAETSEESFDRMFSTNAKGSFLCCREAANRLVQGGGGRIITFSSSGVGSLRPGYGAYAATKGAVEVMTKILARELRGTGITANAVAPGPTATPMFYNGKTEADQASCVAEIPLGRLGQPEDVAPLVGFLASDAGEWVNAQIIRCNGGNI; this comes from the exons ATGCTTTGCAAAAATTCATGTACACAAACACCCACAACACTTTGTAGCACCTTTCTCAAAGCTGATACCATTCTTATTATGGCTGCGTTTAACGGCGGCGgtgcggcggcagcggcggcggcagatTCCGGCCGGCAGCTTTCACTGAAGGACCGGGTCGCGATCGTGACCGGCGGAGCGGGCGGCATCGGCTCGGCCGTGTCGGCCCACCTCGCCGACCTCGGCGCCCGCGTTGTCGTCGGCTTCTTCGGCGACCCCTCCCCCGCCCGCAAGCTCGTCACCGCCATCAACGCGGCCCACGGGGGCGACAAACGGGCAGTGGCGGTCGAGGTCGACGTGTCGAAGGCCGACCAGGTCAAGGCGCTGTTCGACGCGGCGGCCGACGCCTTCGGCCCGGAGCTCCACATCCTGGTCACCGCCGCGGCGGTCCTCGACTACGACTTCCCGTTCATCGCGGAGACGAGCGAGGAGAGCTTCGACCGGATGTTCAGCACCAACGCCAAGGGCTCCTTCCTCTGCTGCCGTGAGGCGGCAAATCGCCTG GTGCAGGGTGGGGGCGGCCGAATCATCACATTCTCGTCATCCGGTGTGGGATCGCTGCGGCCGGGATACGGCGCATATGCGGCGACAAAAGGGGCGGTGGAGGTGATGACGAAGATACTAGCGCGGGAGCTGCGGGGGACGGGGATCACAGCGAACGCGGTGGCGCCGGGCCCGACGGCGACGCCGATGTTCTACAACGGGAAGACGGAAGCGGACCAGGCCAGTTGCGTTGCGGAGATACCACTGGGGCGGCTCGGGCAGCCGGAGGACGTTGCGCCACTGGTGGGGTTCCTCGCCAGCGATGCTGGCGAGTGGGTCAACGCGCAGATCATACGCTGCAATGGTGGCAATATTTGA